A window of Rufibacter sp. LB8 contains these coding sequences:
- a CDS encoding TonB-dependent receptor domain-containing protein, whose amino-acid sequence MLKSGQISGMVQDSSSSKAVQFATVSLLNAATGKPVNGTITDETGAFSFSGVGFGTYKLAISFLGYDTKTLPAFTLSQENKTVKIGTIRLANSATKLQEVTVVAQKPLIEDKGDKLVYNAEHDLTNEGTSASDVLRKVPSVTVDADGNVQLRGSSNLLVLMNGKPSSILANNLAEALKQIPADIIKSIEVITSPSAKYDAEGSAGIINIITKKNTLQGLNGKVSVTGSNRGRYANGSLNARKGKVGVTTNLSFYSNNNRRVSYTARENVLRQEGDGHELNDGAYGKVNLDFDPDTLNTFTLGLAVFGSDYRATRRQFTQLGTSLTNYDMVNNWNNIGLDANFGYTHTFKPKQELSVLAQRNQGRGHDNYDNAQFSAEGGFMNRLINDNKAPNQTQTYQLDYTQTFANDSKLEVGLKTILREASSNALYHIHRAGKADSLAVSNFDFDQDVYAAYLMYGFKLGKHYQFNLGSRYERTHTAGLFLNTMKGKTELQQSTFRTNYQNFIPSFTVSRAFKEIHTVRASYTQRIQRPQIWSLNPFEQMDESTNYYKGNPELDPELTHAVELGYSTYFKTSSLNAAVFYRQTDNAVQQLSQEMGLVPGTNIPVIRTMPVNIGENKVYGVSLSGSTKPLPKWSISPNLILSHVQYAGPGISSAGTQYSLSLNTSYDFAKGLTTQFNGNYNSAARTAQGSFGSNYFYTFALRKKLMNDKAMLTASVSNPFARNIRFSSSINTDAFSQETVHYARARRVSLSFSYSFGKMEASQRQKKTIQNDDALSGGK is encoded by the coding sequence GTGCTTAAGTCTGGTCAAATTTCTGGCATGGTGCAGGATTCTTCTTCCTCCAAAGCGGTGCAGTTCGCCACGGTTTCTTTGCTAAACGCTGCTACTGGCAAACCCGTGAACGGCACTATTACAGATGAAACCGGCGCGTTCTCGTTTTCCGGAGTTGGGTTCGGCACGTACAAATTGGCTATCAGTTTTCTGGGGTATGACACCAAAACACTGCCCGCCTTCACGCTTTCGCAAGAAAACAAAACGGTGAAAATAGGGACCATTAGATTAGCCAACAGCGCCACCAAACTGCAGGAAGTGACCGTGGTGGCCCAGAAACCTTTGATTGAAGACAAAGGCGATAAACTGGTCTACAACGCCGAGCATGACCTCACCAATGAAGGAACCTCGGCCTCAGATGTGCTCCGCAAAGTGCCCTCGGTGACCGTTGACGCAGATGGCAACGTGCAGCTGCGCGGCAGTTCTAACCTGTTGGTCTTGATGAACGGCAAACCTTCCAGCATTCTGGCGAACAACCTGGCCGAGGCCCTCAAGCAAATCCCCGCTGACATTATCAAAAGCATTGAAGTGATCACCAGCCCCAGCGCCAAATATGACGCCGAAGGCTCGGCGGGGATCATCAACATCATCACCAAGAAAAACACGTTGCAGGGCCTGAACGGAAAGGTGTCTGTGACGGGCAGTAACCGCGGGCGCTACGCCAACGGCAGCCTGAACGCCCGCAAAGGCAAAGTGGGCGTGACCACCAACCTGAGCTTTTACAGCAATAACAACCGCCGGGTATCTTACACCGCCCGTGAAAACGTGCTTCGGCAGGAAGGCGACGGCCATGAATTGAACGACGGCGCCTACGGCAAAGTAAACCTTGATTTCGACCCCGACACGTTGAACACGTTTACCCTGGGCCTGGCGGTTTTTGGCAGTGATTACCGCGCCACCCGTCGGCAATTTACCCAACTGGGTACTTCCCTCACTAACTATGACATGGTCAACAACTGGAACAATATTGGGCTGGATGCCAACTTCGGGTACACGCACACGTTCAAACCCAAGCAGGAACTTTCTGTGCTGGCGCAGCGCAACCAGGGCCGCGGCCATGACAACTATGACAACGCGCAGTTCAGCGCCGAGGGAGGTTTTATGAACCGGCTTATCAATGATAACAAGGCGCCCAACCAAACCCAGACCTACCAACTGGACTACACCCAAACGTTTGCCAATGACAGCAAGCTGGAAGTAGGCCTTAAAACCATTCTGCGCGAGGCCAGCAGCAATGCCCTCTACCACATTCACCGGGCCGGCAAGGCAGATTCTCTGGCCGTGAGCAACTTTGACTTTGACCAGGATGTGTATGCCGCCTATTTGATGTACGGGTTCAAGCTAGGCAAGCATTACCAGTTCAACCTGGGCTCGCGGTATGAACGTACGCACACGGCAGGCCTTTTCCTGAACACCATGAAAGGCAAAACCGAATTGCAGCAGAGCACCTTCAGAACTAATTACCAGAACTTCATTCCCAGCTTCACTGTCTCACGGGCGTTCAAAGAAATACATACCGTGCGGGCCAGCTACACGCAGCGTATTCAAAGGCCGCAGATTTGGTCTCTGAACCCCTTTGAGCAGATGGACGAGTCTACCAATTACTACAAAGGCAACCCAGAACTGGACCCAGAACTGACGCACGCCGTGGAATTGGGCTATAGCACCTATTTTAAAACGTCTTCCCTCAACGCGGCCGTTTTTTACCGCCAGACAGATAACGCCGTGCAGCAATTAAGCCAGGAAATGGGTCTGGTGCCGGGCACCAACATTCCGGTGATCAGGACCATGCCCGTGAACATTGGCGAAAACAAAGTCTACGGCGTTAGTCTGTCTGGTTCAACCAAACCCCTGCCCAAATGGAGCATTAGCCCCAACCTGATTCTGAGCCATGTGCAGTACGCCGGCCCGGGCATTTCCAGCGCGGGCACGCAGTACAGCCTGAGTTTGAACACCAGCTATGACTTTGCCAAAGGCCTGACCACCCAGTTCAACGGAAACTACAATTCGGCGGCCAGAACGGCGCAGGGCAGCTTTGGGTCCAACTATTTCTACACGTTTGCCCTGCGCAAGAAACTGATGAACGACAAAGCCATGCTGACGGCCAGCGTGAGCAATCCCTTCGCCCGGAACATCAGGTTCTCCTCCTCCATCAACACCGATGCCTTTTCTCAGGAAACCGTGCATTACGCCAGGGCCAGACGGGTGAGTTTGAGTTTCAGCTACAGCTTCGGGAAGATGGAAGCCAGCCAGCGCCAGAAGAAAACCATCCAGAACGATGATGCCCTGAGCGGCGGAAAGTAA
- a CDS encoding T9SS type A sorting domain-containing protein, whose translation MKRLLPLLLLLLPLVSQAQQSWSRVVPNIQVPLKLLPTQDGGFVVLGRNTYDLNYLAKFNAKGDFLWSKALAVPANMDHTSINQLNETKNGDIWLLGNAYEGHFGNNRTSYKYTQRMSGLGTDTIYTKYFGANDTIDVQQLFRAPEGDQIIGFSWANRNSCVHCAYQALTFYNEQNSAFTKYIHGIAQTVGHWSGTSPEDGPPTFTLGPGGEMFISYFYQNGITPDTYRSFFVLNKLDKDEKTSSCIGKYISSAPNGNVLVLNEKGEIALHDKELKFIKVLPGSFYPLAQNESIMQTMPSQDGGLLVLGSFKWPNSNKLFLMKLDIEGNIIWKVYYSEDTYNFYDMKETADGGIVFLTRGNDNNLRLVKTDNQGLILGSNETLEKTTIGVTLYPNPSNGNLVTLAFAKSFTGTIHLQDKIGKRLLTKEVTTTQSHVLELPPAITAGVYFLQVKDAASGRTQTVRFLKN comes from the coding sequence ATGAAAAGACTGCTACCCTTGCTTTTACTCCTACTTCCATTGGTTAGCCAAGCGCAGCAAAGCTGGAGCCGCGTGGTGCCCAATATACAAGTTCCCTTAAAGTTACTACCCACACAAGATGGCGGTTTTGTGGTGCTGGGGCGAAACACATATGACCTAAATTATTTAGCCAAATTCAACGCCAAAGGTGATTTTCTCTGGTCAAAAGCGCTTGCAGTACCTGCCAACATGGACCATACTAGCATAAACCAGTTAAATGAAACCAAGAATGGTGACATTTGGCTTCTTGGTAATGCGTACGAAGGACATTTCGGCAATAATAGAACGTCTTATAAATATACCCAGCGCATGAGTGGCTTGGGCACAGACACTATTTATACCAAATACTTTGGGGCCAATGACACAATTGATGTACAACAATTATTCAGAGCCCCAGAAGGAGACCAAATCATAGGGTTTTCTTGGGCAAACCGTAACAGCTGCGTGCATTGTGCTTACCAAGCCCTTACTTTTTACAATGAACAGAATTCAGCTTTCACCAAATATATACATGGCATAGCGCAAACAGTAGGGCACTGGTCAGGAACATCACCTGAAGACGGACCTCCCACATTCACTCTTGGCCCTGGTGGTGAAATGTTTATAAGCTATTTTTATCAGAATGGCATTACGCCAGATACATACAGGTCTTTCTTTGTACTTAATAAATTAGACAAAGACGAAAAAACAAGTAGTTGCATTGGAAAATATATTTCGTCAGCTCCAAATGGCAATGTGCTGGTTTTAAATGAGAAGGGTGAAATAGCGCTGCACGACAAAGAGTTGAAATTCATCAAAGTATTGCCAGGAAGCTTTTATCCGCTTGCACAGAATGAAAGCATAATGCAAACAATGCCTTCACAGGATGGTGGACTTCTGGTTCTAGGTTCATTTAAGTGGCCCAACAGTAATAAGCTTTTCCTGATGAAGTTGGATATAGAAGGAAATATTATTTGGAAGGTTTATTATTCTGAAGATACTTACAACTTCTATGACATGAAAGAAACGGCAGATGGGGGTATTGTTTTTCTAACTAGAGGAAATGACAATAACTTGAGATTAGTCAAAACTGACAACCAAGGCTTAATTCTGGGCAGCAATGAGACCTTAGAAAAAACCACTATCGGCGTAACACTGTATCCCAATCCTTCCAACGGAAATTTAGTCACGCTCGCCTTTGCCAAAAGCTTTACGGGCACCATTCACCTGCAAGATAAAATAGGGAAACGCTTACTCACCAAGGAAGTAACCACAACCCAATCCCATGTCTTGGAATTACCGCCAGCAATTACCGCCGGCGTGTATTTTCTGCAAGTCAAAGATGCTGCCAGCGGAAGAACCCAAACGGTACGCTTCCTGAAAAACTAA
- the rnc gene encoding ribonuclease III, translating to MSPIRPVLRAFHKFFYKDKAFVTAITRITGMAPDNLHLYQLAFTHTSFVRQNLNGNQETNERLEFLGDAILGSVIAEYLFKKYPYKDEGFLTEIRSRMVNRESLNSLAVKVGLNSLVKVDSASGVNRHKFINGNALEALVGAVYLDKGYKDTKDFILKKLVKPHFDLHQLTTTTSNFKSKLIEWAQGQNRSIRFEIVGQKQSGSVTEFTAAVVVDNDIIATGAGLSKKKAEQAAAEKSMDVLKSKGINLV from the coding sequence TTGAGCCCGATCAGACCGGTCTTACGCGCGTTCCATAAATTCTTCTACAAAGACAAGGCCTTTGTTACCGCCATCACCCGCATTACGGGCATGGCGCCAGACAACCTGCACCTGTACCAACTGGCGTTTACGCACACGTCATTCGTGCGCCAGAACCTCAATGGCAACCAGGAAACCAATGAGCGCCTGGAGTTTCTGGGTGATGCTATATTGGGTTCGGTGATTGCCGAATACCTTTTCAAGAAATACCCCTACAAAGACGAAGGTTTCCTGACAGAGATCCGGTCCCGCATGGTGAACCGCGAGTCACTCAATAGCCTGGCTGTTAAAGTGGGCTTGAATTCCCTAGTGAAAGTGGACAGCGCCTCTGGCGTGAACCGGCACAAGTTCATCAACGGCAATGCGCTGGAAGCCCTGGTAGGCGCCGTGTATTTAGACAAAGGCTACAAAGACACCAAAGACTTTATCTTGAAGAAACTGGTGAAACCGCACTTTGACCTGCACCAGCTCACCACCACCACCAGCAACTTCAAAAGCAAACTGATTGAATGGGCCCAAGGCCAGAACCGCAGCATCAGGTTTGAGATTGTAGGCCAGAAGCAATCTGGTAGCGTCACCGAGTTTACCGCCGCCGTGGTGGTGGACAATGACATCATTGCCACTGGCGCCGGGCTCTCCAAGAAAAAAGCTGAACAAGCCGCCGCCGAAAAAAGCATGGACGTGCTCAAATCCAAAGGCATCAATTTGGTGTAG
- the fabF gene encoding beta-ketoacyl-ACP synthase II gives MELKRVVVTGLGAITPLGKTVSEYWDGLINGVSGAAPITRFDASKFKTQFACEVKGYDPEQYFDRKEARKMDLFTQFAVIVADQAVEDANLLDPSLDKDRIGVIWGSGIGGLRTFQEECVAFGRGDGTPRFNPFFIPKMIADISAGHISIKHGFRGPNFVTVSACASATNALIDSFNYIRLGMVDIVVSGGSEAAVTEAGVGGFNALKALSERNDAAETASRPFDKDRDGFVLGEGAAAIVLEEYEHAKARGAKIYAELIGGGMSADAYHITAPHPEGLGARNVMMNVLKDAKVKPEEIDYINVHGTSTPLGDVGEAKAIEQVFGEHAYNLNISSTKSMTGHLLGAAGAIEAVASILSIQNGIVPPTINHFTDDDQFNPKLNFTFNKAQQREVTLAMSNTFGFGGHNTSVIFKKFSE, from the coding sequence ACTGGGGAAAACCGTTTCTGAATACTGGGACGGCCTAATCAATGGAGTAAGCGGCGCCGCGCCAATTACCCGCTTTGATGCCTCAAAGTTTAAGACCCAATTTGCCTGCGAAGTAAAAGGGTATGATCCTGAGCAATACTTTGACCGTAAAGAGGCCCGCAAAATGGACCTCTTTACGCAGTTTGCTGTGATTGTAGCCGACCAAGCCGTAGAAGACGCCAACCTGCTGGACCCGTCGCTGGACAAGGACCGCATTGGCGTAATCTGGGGCTCTGGTATTGGCGGTCTACGCACCTTTCAGGAAGAATGCGTAGCTTTTGGCCGCGGTGACGGCACCCCGCGGTTTAACCCGTTCTTCATCCCGAAGATGATAGCCGACATCAGCGCTGGTCATATTTCCATTAAACACGGTTTCAGAGGACCAAACTTTGTGACCGTGTCTGCCTGTGCCTCTGCCACCAACGCCCTTATTGACTCGTTCAACTACATCAGGTTGGGCATGGTGGACATTGTGGTGAGCGGTGGTTCTGAAGCAGCCGTCACCGAAGCCGGTGTAGGTGGTTTCAACGCCCTGAAAGCCCTTTCTGAGCGCAATGATGCTGCAGAAACTGCTAGCCGGCCATTTGACAAAGACCGTGACGGTTTTGTGTTAGGCGAAGGTGCCGCGGCCATTGTGCTGGAGGAATACGAGCATGCCAAGGCCCGTGGCGCTAAAATCTACGCTGAGCTGATTGGCGGCGGCATGTCTGCCGACGCGTACCACATCACCGCGCCGCACCCAGAAGGGTTGGGCGCCCGCAACGTGATGATGAACGTGCTCAAAGACGCCAAAGTGAAACCCGAGGAAATTGACTACATCAACGTGCATGGTACTTCTACACCACTTGGTGATGTGGGCGAGGCCAAAGCCATTGAGCAGGTCTTCGGGGAGCATGCCTACAACCTGAACATCAGTTCCACCAAATCCATGACCGGCCACTTGTTGGGTGCTGCCGGGGCCATTGAAGCGGTGGCGTCTATTCTGTCTATCCAGAACGGCATTGTGCCTCCTACCATCAATCACTTCACAGATGATGATCAGTTCAACCCAAAATTGAACTTCACCTTCAACAAAGCGCAGCAGCGCGAAGTGACCTTGGCTATGAGCAACACCTTTGGGTTTGGCGGACACAACACCTCTGTGATCTTCAAAAAGTTCAGTGAGTAG
- a CDS encoding outer membrane beta-barrel family protein, producing the protein MRLLSILAFCLLWANTTLLAQNPSPVSAPTAAPSVASVQQRGTGKIAGLVLDSTNSKPVEFATISLISVATGKPVDGTVTDDRGRFTLNRVGFGSYTLSVSFIGYETMTRKAFTLSEKDADVELGRLLLKPILNKLQEVTVVGEKPLVEDKVDRMVYNAEQDITNIGGNASDVLKKVPSLTVDIDGNVQLRGSSNVRVLINNKPSSIMANSVADALRQIPSDMIKSVEVITSPSAKYDAEGTAGIINIITKKNTMYGVNGSVALSGGNRNANGNANVNVRRGKIGFTANLGTHQQYNNKGENILERSNLPNASNEAFLNTLRQEGRFDRQGGGIFGQFGFDADLDSSNSINAGINVYQGQFNNNGFQSSVTTFRNDASRNQSIYTNSENRNKHNSLDLNMGYTHIFKPQQELAVLGQWTNGKMNILSNQDIYQDQNDLIDNLVRNTNTGFNREMTYQVDYTHPFKNKTLLEVGTKAILRHAESDAQYRTLNGSTNQETSRDANAFAYDQDVYATYASYGFKLLKNYQVKSGVRFEYTDLQANYIAPVMPSFKDNYNNLIPNVMISRSFKSQTFRAGYTQRIQRPQIWYLNPFVNTQDNINYNFGNPELSPELTHSYEVGYSNYFKTSSVNVSLYWRQTNNAIENVRTLVDDANVQPNAPEEYLRRSGNSYTTFFNIGKNATYGLSFSGNTKPMPKWNIGGSLNLNYIDLTSTIQSNAAWQYSFNVNTGYDFGKNLALQAFGSYSSPRPSIQGKFSGFYYSSVSVKKDFWEKKGSLSVGIDNPFSESIKFTSELANDNFIQNTENYNFNRNVRVSFSYRFGKVEMGQQPRRKKSIKNDDAKAGEAN; encoded by the coding sequence ATGCGTCTTTTATCAATTTTAGCCTTTTGCCTGCTTTGGGCAAACACCACGCTTCTGGCTCAGAACCCTTCGCCTGTCTCCGCCCCCACCGCCGCGCCTTCTGTGGCCAGCGTACAGCAGCGCGGCACCGGTAAAATTGCGGGCCTGGTACTGGATTCCACCAACTCCAAGCCCGTTGAATTCGCCACTATTTCTTTGATAAGCGTGGCCACCGGCAAACCCGTGGACGGCACCGTGACCGATGACCGCGGACGTTTCACGTTGAACCGTGTGGGCTTCGGGAGTTACACCTTGTCGGTGAGTTTTATTGGCTATGAAACCATGACCCGCAAAGCCTTCACGCTCTCAGAGAAAGACGCCGATGTGGAATTGGGCCGGTTGCTGCTCAAGCCCATCTTGAACAAGCTGCAGGAAGTGACCGTGGTGGGTGAGAAACCGCTGGTGGAAGACAAAGTGGACCGCATGGTCTACAACGCCGAGCAGGACATCACCAACATTGGCGGCAACGCCTCTGACGTGCTCAAGAAAGTACCAAGCCTCACGGTTGATATTGACGGAAATGTGCAGCTGCGCGGAAGTTCCAATGTGCGGGTGCTCATCAACAACAAACCGTCCAGCATTATGGCCAACAGCGTGGCAGACGCGTTGCGGCAGATTCCCTCAGACATGATTAAAAGCGTGGAAGTGATCACCAGCCCTTCTGCCAAATATGACGCCGAAGGCACCGCCGGGATCATCAACATCATTACTAAGAAGAACACCATGTACGGCGTGAACGGCAGCGTGGCATTGTCTGGCGGCAACAGAAACGCCAACGGCAATGCCAACGTGAACGTGCGCAGAGGCAAGATTGGGTTCACCGCTAACCTGGGCACGCACCAGCAATACAACAACAAAGGCGAAAACATACTGGAGAGGTCCAATCTCCCTAATGCCAGCAATGAGGCTTTCCTGAACACGCTTCGGCAGGAAGGACGATTTGACAGACAGGGCGGCGGCATTTTTGGGCAGTTTGGTTTTGACGCAGACCTAGACTCCAGCAACTCCATCAATGCGGGCATCAATGTCTACCAGGGGCAGTTCAACAACAATGGCTTTCAATCAAGCGTAACCACCTTCCGGAATGATGCCAGCCGCAACCAGAGCATTTACACCAACTCTGAGAACCGCAACAAGCACAACTCCCTGGACCTGAACATGGGCTACACCCACATCTTCAAACCGCAGCAGGAACTGGCGGTGCTGGGCCAATGGACCAACGGAAAGATGAACATTCTGTCTAACCAAGACATTTACCAGGACCAGAATGACTTGATAGACAACCTGGTGCGCAACACCAACACCGGCTTTAACCGCGAGATGACCTACCAGGTAGACTACACGCATCCGTTCAAGAACAAAACGCTGCTGGAAGTGGGCACCAAAGCCATCCTTCGGCACGCCGAAAGTGACGCCCAGTACCGCACCCTCAATGGCAGCACTAACCAGGAAACGAGTAGGGACGCAAACGCCTTCGCCTATGACCAGGATGTGTATGCCACCTACGCCTCTTACGGGTTCAAACTTCTTAAAAATTACCAGGTAAAGTCTGGCGTGCGTTTTGAGTACACAGACTTGCAGGCCAACTACATTGCCCCGGTCATGCCATCGTTCAAAGACAACTACAACAACTTGATTCCCAACGTCATGATTTCGCGCTCCTTTAAATCACAGACGTTTAGGGCGGGTTACACGCAGCGTATTCAGCGGCCGCAGATCTGGTACCTGAACCCGTTTGTGAACACGCAGGACAACATCAACTACAACTTCGGGAACCCAGAATTATCGCCTGAACTCACGCACTCTTATGAAGTGGGCTACAGCAATTACTTCAAGACCAGCTCTGTGAACGTGTCTCTGTACTGGCGCCAGACCAACAATGCCATTGAAAACGTGCGCACGTTGGTAGATGATGCAAATGTGCAGCCAAACGCCCCGGAAGAATACCTCCGGAGATCGGGCAATTCTTACACCACTTTCTTTAACATTGGAAAGAACGCCACCTACGGCCTTAGCTTCTCGGGCAACACCAAACCAATGCCCAAATGGAACATTGGCGGAAGCCTGAACCTGAACTACATTGACCTGACAAGCACCATCCAGAGCAACGCCGCGTGGCAGTACAGCTTCAACGTGAACACGGGCTATGACTTCGGGAAAAACCTGGCGTTACAGGCGTTTGGCTCATACAGCTCGCCAAGGCCCAGCATTCAGGGCAAGTTCTCGGGCTTTTACTATTCGAGCGTGAGCGTGAAGAAAGATTTCTGGGAGAAGAAAGGCAGCCTGAGCGTGGGCATAGACAATCCGTTCTCGGAGTCCATTAAGTTTACTTCTGAGCTGGCGAACGACAATTTCATCCAGAACACGGAGAACTACAACTTCAACCGGAACGTGCGCGTGAGCTTTTCTTACCGCTTCGGGAAGGTGGAAATGGGCCAGCAGCCCCGCCGTAAGAAGTCCATCAAAAATGATGACGCCAAAGCCGGTGAAGCCAACTAA
- the nadE gene encoding NAD(+) synthase, giving the protein MKLAGAALNQTPLDWENNLRNIKTAIEQAKAAKVEILCLPEMSICGYGCEDLFLSDWLSVTCFEKLQEIKEWCEGIIVCVGLPLRINNITYNTACVINDRQIVGFTAKQFLANDGVHYETRWFSSWVPDTVQEFEMLGQTYQVGDIIYDYQGVKFAFEICEDAWRNEHRPAYRHKPKGVQLIINPSASHFAMSKTDVRYHLVVDASRQFECAYLYVNLLGNEAGKMIYDGEIIVAQNGNLIHRNVLLSFKDVDMECADVSFETPLPVVPVPTLPPVDENREFIAAVTLALFDYLRKSKSRGFVLSLSGGADSSVCAVLVAEMVKRAVEEIGLQEFVRKTNCLTPEEVSVFGLHSGNELRNALVGKLLITAYQGTVNSSDDTFRSAQELAKSIGAVFYNWTIDQEVTSYQSKIEKAIGRPLTWQTDDVTLQNIQARVRAPGIWMLANLSNSLLLATSNRSEASVGYATMDGDTAGSISPIAGVDKSFIRQWLIWAQLELGYEGLQYVNNLQPSAELRPLENAQTDEKDLMPYPLLNQIERLAFYDRLSPQEVFTKLKGTHPDAELQLYIQRFFSLWSRNQWKRERYAPAFHLDDYNVDPRSWLRFPILSGGYRQELSELR; this is encoded by the coding sequence ATGAAACTCGCCGGTGCCGCCCTCAACCAAACGCCCCTAGACTGGGAGAATAACCTTCGCAACATAAAAACCGCTATTGAGCAGGCCAAGGCCGCCAAGGTGGAGATTCTCTGTTTGCCCGAGATGAGCATCTGTGGCTACGGCTGTGAAGATCTGTTTCTGAGTGATTGGCTAAGTGTGACGTGTTTTGAGAAGCTGCAGGAAATCAAGGAGTGGTGCGAAGGGATTATTGTGTGCGTGGGCTTGCCGCTAAGAATCAACAACATCACCTACAACACGGCCTGTGTGATCAATGACCGCCAAATTGTGGGTTTTACGGCTAAGCAGTTTCTGGCCAATGATGGTGTGCATTATGAGACGCGCTGGTTCAGTTCCTGGGTGCCAGATACGGTGCAGGAATTTGAGATGCTAGGCCAAACCTACCAAGTGGGCGATATCATCTATGACTACCAGGGCGTGAAATTCGCGTTTGAGATCTGCGAAGACGCGTGGCGCAACGAGCACCGGCCGGCGTATCGGCACAAACCCAAGGGCGTGCAACTGATCATCAACCCCAGCGCCAGCCACTTCGCCATGAGCAAAACCGATGTGCGGTACCACCTGGTGGTAGATGCCTCCCGGCAGTTTGAATGCGCCTATCTGTATGTGAACCTTCTGGGCAATGAAGCGGGCAAGATGATCTACGACGGCGAAATCATAGTAGCCCAGAACGGAAACCTTATTCACCGCAACGTGCTGCTTTCTTTCAAGGACGTGGACATGGAATGTGCCGATGTTTCGTTTGAGACGCCTTTGCCGGTGGTGCCGGTGCCAACTTTGCCGCCCGTTGACGAGAACCGCGAGTTCATTGCCGCCGTCACGCTGGCCCTGTTTGATTACCTGCGCAAAAGCAAAAGCCGGGGCTTTGTTTTGTCTTTAAGCGGTGGCGCCGATTCTTCTGTGTGCGCGGTCTTGGTAGCTGAGATGGTGAAACGGGCCGTGGAAGAGATTGGCCTGCAGGAATTCGTGCGCAAGACCAATTGCCTCACGCCGGAGGAAGTTTCCGTTTTTGGCCTCCATTCCGGAAATGAGCTCCGAAACGCCTTGGTGGGTAAGTTGCTTATCACCGCGTACCAGGGCACCGTTAATTCGTCAGATGACACGTTCCGGTCGGCGCAGGAACTGGCCAAGTCAATTGGGGCCGTCTTTTACAACTGGACCATTGACCAGGAAGTGACCAGCTACCAGAGCAAGATTGAAAAAGCCATCGGGCGGCCCTTGACTTGGCAAACCGATGATGTGACCTTGCAAAACATACAAGCCCGCGTGCGCGCTCCCGGTATCTGGATGCTGGCTAACCTCTCCAATTCGTTATTATTGGCCACTTCTAACCGCTCAGAGGCCAGCGTGGGCTACGCCACCATGGACGGCGACACGGCAGGCAGTATTTCGCCTATTGCGGGCGTTGACAAGTCGTTTATCAGGCAGTGGCTCATTTGGGCGCAGCTGGAACTGGGTTATGAAGGCCTGCAATACGTGAACAATCTGCAACCCAGTGCCGAACTCAGACCCCTGGAAAATGCCCAGACCGATGAAAAGGACCTGATGCCGTACCCGCTCCTGAACCAGATTGAACGGCTGGCTTTCTATGACAGATTATCGCCGCAGGAAGTGTTCACCAAACTGAAAGGCACGCATCCAGACGCGGAACTGCAATTGTACATCCAGCGGTTTTTCTCGCTCTGGAGCCGCAACCAATGGAAACGCGAACGCTACGCCCCGGCCTTCCACCTGGACGATTACAACGTAGACCCGCGCAGCTGGCTGCGGTTCCCCATCTTAAGCGGCGGCTATAGGCAGGAGTTAAGTGAACTGCGGTAA
- a CDS encoding HD domain-containing protein: protein MEEDLECPLAFNDLERKAWRFAVQAHAEQRRKYLQEPYVRHLERVAQSVMAFGGTTGMVMAALLHDVLEDTPVTEAEMQTFLEDTCQGTHVKPQEVLQLVIDLTDQFTKTQAPGYNRKRRKEMERERIAKTSARAQTIKLCDIIDNTRDITAHDLSFAKVYIPEIVAILEVLKNAQPFKLYLLACYEVQKALYALEEARRNEPLDYETT, encoded by the coding sequence ATGGAAGAAGACTTGGAATGCCCCTTGGCGTTTAATGACCTGGAACGAAAAGCCTGGCGTTTTGCCGTGCAGGCACACGCGGAGCAGCGCCGAAAATACCTGCAAGAGCCCTACGTGCGGCACCTGGAGCGCGTGGCCCAGAGCGTGATGGCCTTCGGCGGCACCACCGGCATGGTCATGGCGGCGCTGCTGCATGACGTGCTGGAAGACACGCCCGTTACCGAAGCCGAAATGCAAACCTTTCTGGAAGATACCTGCCAGGGCACCCACGTAAAACCCCAGGAAGTGCTGCAACTAGTCATAGACCTCACCGACCAGTTCACCAAGACGCAGGCGCCGGGCTACAATAGAAAGCGCCGCAAGGAAATGGAGCGTGAGCGCATTGCCAAAACCTCAGCGCGGGCGCAGACCATCAAACTCTGTGACATTATTGACAACACCAGAGACATCACCGCCCATGACCTGTCCTTCGCCAAGGTGTACATACCCGAGATAGTGGCCATTCTGGAAGTGCTCAAAAACGCCCAGCCGTTCAAGCTGTACCTGTTGGCCTGCTATGAAGTGCAGAAAGCCCTCTACGCCCTGGAAGAAGCCCGCCGAAACGAACCGCTGGATTATGAAACGACCTAA